The following are encoded together in the Marinitoga sp. 1197 genome:
- a CDS encoding oleate hydratase yields MSVYQREYNPKKPKGIENKKAYLVGSGIASLAAAFYLIRDGHIDGKNITIFERKDINGGALDGIGDPENGYIIRGGREMEEHYECTWDMFADIPSLEDPNKTVLDEMKEINDWDPNVSAQRVIKSGGERVPVKTLGLEEKHIKQLTKLFLMKEKDLGAMTVEEFFDPSFLETDMWLLWRSMFAFQNWHSVVEMKRYMERFIHLLPGMTELRDILFSKYNQYDSFVIPLIRWLEKHGVNFVNNTQVIDLDIDITEKEKVVTGIHLIQNGEKKYIKTTRDDLVFVINGSMTENSTLGSMDKAPELNTELGPVWSLWKNIAAKDPAFGRPEVFYENIDKTKWESFTMTFKDSKMADVLRDLTGRDPYSGRVVTGGIVTIKDSNWLMSVTCSRQPHFANQPDNVLVLWAYGLFPDNEGNYIKKKMSECTGEELLRELLYHLGVEGDLMEEIVDSAIVIPAMMPHITSQFMPRVKGDRPEVVPEGSVNLAFLGQFVEIENDCVFTVEYSVRSAIIAVYKLLNLDKKVPEIYPSKYDIRHVINATKTLYSGKPLPGEFFVKKLLKDTSLEDLM; encoded by the coding sequence ATGAGCGTTTATCAAAGAGAATACAATCCAAAAAAACCAAAAGGAATCGAAAATAAAAAAGCCTATCTTGTAGGTTCAGGTATAGCATCTTTAGCAGCAGCATTTTATTTAATAAGAGACGGTCATATAGATGGAAAAAATATTACAATTTTCGAAAGAAAAGATATAAATGGTGGTGCATTAGATGGTATTGGTGATCCAGAAAATGGTTATATCATTCGTGGCGGTAGAGAAATGGAAGAACATTATGAATGCACCTGGGATATGTTTGCAGATATTCCATCACTTGAAGATCCAAACAAAACAGTACTGGATGAAATGAAAGAAATAAATGACTGGGATCCCAACGTATCAGCCCAAAGGGTAATTAAAAGTGGTGGTGAAAGAGTACCCGTTAAAACACTAGGGTTAGAAGAAAAGCATATAAAACAATTAACAAAACTATTTTTAATGAAAGAAAAAGATTTAGGAGCAATGACTGTTGAAGAATTTTTTGATCCATCATTTTTAGAAACAGATATGTGGTTATTATGGAGAAGTATGTTTGCATTTCAAAATTGGCATAGTGTAGTAGAAATGAAAAGATATATGGAAAGATTTATTCATCTATTACCTGGTATGACAGAATTAAGAGATATTTTATTCTCAAAATATAATCAATATGATTCTTTTGTAATACCATTAATAAGATGGTTAGAAAAACATGGAGTTAATTTTGTAAATAACACACAGGTTATAGATCTTGATATAGATATAACAGAAAAAGAAAAAGTTGTAACTGGGATACATCTAATTCAAAATGGAGAAAAGAAATATATAAAAACAACAAGGGATGATTTAGTATTTGTAATAAACGGGTCAATGACAGAAAATTCGACATTAGGTAGCATGGATAAAGCTCCTGAATTAAATACAGAATTAGGCCCTGTATGGAGCTTGTGGAAAAATATAGCTGCAAAAGATCCTGCATTTGGAAGGCCGGAAGTTTTTTATGAAAACATTGACAAAACAAAATGGGAATCATTTACAATGACATTTAAAGATTCAAAAATGGCAGATGTTCTTAGAGATCTTACAGGAAGAGATCCATATTCTGGAAGAGTTGTAACAGGAGGTATTGTAACAATAAAAGATTCAAATTGGTTAATGAGTGTTACATGTAGTAGACAGCCACATTTTGCAAACCAGCCAGATAATGTCTTGGTATTATGGGCATATGGTTTATTCCCAGACAATGAAGGTAATTATATAAAGAAAAAGATGAGCGAATGTACTGGCGAAGAATTATTAAGAGAATTATTATATCATCTTGGTGTAGAAGGAGATTTAATGGAAGAAATTGTGGATAGTGCAATTGTAATTCCAGCAATGATGCCACATATTACGAGTCAATTTATGCCACGTGTAAAAGGAGATAGACCAGAAGTTGTACCAGAAGGAAGCGTTAATTTGGCATTCTTAGGACAATTTGTAGAAATAGAAAATGATTGTGTATTTACTGTAGAATATTCTGTGCGTTCTGCTATTATAGCTGTTTATAAATTATTAAATCTCGATAAGAAAGTTCCTGAAATTTATCCAAGTAAATATGATATCAGACATGTAATAAATGCAACTAAAACTCTATATAGTGGAAAACCTTTACCTGGAGAATTTTTTGTAAAAAAGCTTTTAAAAGATACATCACTTGAAGATTTAATGTAA
- a CDS encoding TldD/PmbA family protein codes for MLSKELVNEVIRTVLKYGGDFAEVFVEKRYTNTFEMKNGDLENASSGNTFGVGIRGFLNTQAVYAYTNDLSRESLLNVAKRVGEALGEIKIKDLTLNLTEKKFDNKHVVLLYPEDITKKKKVDVMKRSYSSAKNYSDLIKQVVVRYWEYNQNILVANSEGVFAEDNRVRTRLMISAVAEDNGVMETGFYGPGAGMGFEFFDRIDVEEVGKLAARTAVKMVKAEPAPAGKLPVVIANEFGGVIFHEAVGHALEATSVAKGASVFAGKLGQKVAAECVSAVDDGTIPNAWGSTNIDDEGTPTRRNLLIEKGVLKGYMIDKLGGRRMNMEPTGSARRQNYTFAPTSRMTNTFILPGDNYPEEIIANTEYGLYAKRMGGGSVNPSTGEFNFAVNEGYLIENGKITKPVRGATLIGKGYEIIQKIDMVGNDIARGQGMCGSISGSIPADVGQPTIRVSEIIVGGRNK; via the coding sequence GTGTTAAGCAAGGAATTAGTAAATGAAGTAATCAGGACCGTATTAAAATACGGTGGAGATTTTGCTGAAGTATTTGTAGAAAAAAGATATACCAACACATTTGAAATGAAAAATGGAGACTTAGAAAATGCATCATCTGGCAATACTTTTGGTGTTGGTATAAGAGGATTTTTAAATACTCAAGCAGTATATGCATACACAAATGATTTAAGTAGGGAAAGTTTATTAAATGTAGCAAAAAGAGTTGGAGAAGCTCTTGGCGAAATAAAAATAAAGGATTTAACTTTAAATCTAACAGAAAAGAAATTTGACAATAAGCATGTAGTATTATTATATCCTGAAGATATAACAAAAAAGAAAAAAGTTGATGTTATGAAAAGATCATATAGTTCAGCGAAAAACTATTCTGATTTGATAAAACAAGTAGTTGTTAGATATTGGGAATATAATCAAAATATTTTGGTTGCAAATTCAGAAGGTGTTTTTGCAGAAGATAATAGAGTTAGAACAAGGTTAATGATTTCAGCAGTAGCTGAAGATAATGGAGTAATGGAAACGGGATTTTATGGTCCAGGAGCAGGCATGGGGTTTGAATTTTTCGATAGAATAGATGTAGAGGAAGTAGGTAAGTTAGCAGCAAGAACTGCAGTGAAAATGGTAAAAGCAGAACCTGCACCTGCAGGGAAATTGCCAGTTGTAATTGCAAATGAATTTGGAGGAGTTATTTTCCACGAAGCTGTTGGCCATGCACTTGAAGCAACCTCTGTTGCAAAAGGTGCATCTGTTTTTGCTGGTAAATTAGGACAAAAAGTAGCTGCAGAATGCGTTTCTGCTGTTGATGATGGAACAATACCAAATGCATGGGGTTCAACAAATATAGATGATGAAGGAACACCGACAAGAAGAAATTTGTTAATAGAAAAAGGCGTATTAAAAGGATATATGATAGATAAATTAGGCGGAAGACGAATGAATATGGAACCAACAGGTAGTGCAAGAAGGCAGAATTATACATTTGCTCCAACATCGAGAATGACTAATACTTTCATTTTGCCTGGAGATAATTATCCTGAAGAAATTATTGCTAACACAGAATACGGATTATATGCAAAAAGAATGGGTGGAGGATCTGTAAATCCTTCAACAGGAGAATTTAATTTTGCTGTAAATGAAGGTTATTTAATAGAAAATGGAAAAATAACAAAACCAGTTAGAGGTGCAACATTAATAGGAAAAGGATATGAAATAATACAAAAAATAGATATGGTTGGAAATGATATAGCCAGAGGTCAGGGAATGTGTGGATCTATTTCTGGTAGTATTCCAGCGGATGTTGGACAACCTACTATAAGGGTTTCTGAAATAATTGTTGGGGGGCGAAATAAATGA
- a CDS encoding nucleotidyltransferase family protein → MTFDIKEEYFNLIIKILKKHIQSCTIIIFGSRITGKSNEASDLDIAIDCGKKLDLITLFEIEEDFQDSNLPFRVDLIDWQRTSESFKNIILNNCMKIKI, encoded by the coding sequence ATGACTTTTGATATTAAAGAGGAATATTTTAATTTAATTATAAAAATTCTAAAAAAACATATACAGAGTTGTACAATAATAATTTTTGGTTCCAGAATTACTGGTAAATCAAATGAAGCTTCAGATCTTGATATTGCTATTGATTGTGGAAAAAAGTTAGATTTAATAACTTTGTTTGAAATTGAAGAAGATTTCCAGGATTCTAATTTGCCTTTTAGAGTTGATCTCATTGATTGGCAAAGAACTTCCGAAAGTTTTAAAAATATTATATTAAATAATTGCATGAAAATAAAAATATAG
- the rfbG gene encoding CDP-glucose 4,6-dehydratase: MNQFYKNKKILITGHTGFKGSWLSLWLLKMGAKVIGYALDPYTQRDNFVLSNISKKIIDIRGDIRDYNKLKQVFEEYKPEIIFHLAAQPLVRLSYETPRETIETNVMGTVNVLEAFRNTSESKILINITSDKCYENQEWIWGYRENDPMGGYDPYSASKGASEIVSSAYLRSFFNPKEFEKHNKVIATVRAGNVIGGGDWAKDRIIPDCIKALEENKPIEIRSPHAIRPWQHVLEPLSGYLLLGTKLMENPEKYSGPWNFGPHLNSIVTVKKIVEKVIKYYGKGRWKDLSNKNHPHEAKLLNLDISKAKFYLNWEPTLNIDETIKLTVEWYKNYKKNDVFDLCINQIEYFENKIKWLED, encoded by the coding sequence ATGAATCAATTCTATAAAAACAAAAAAATATTAATAACAGGACACACAGGATTTAAAGGTTCATGGCTTTCATTGTGGTTATTAAAAATGGGAGCAAAAGTAATAGGTTATGCTTTAGATCCTTATACTCAAAGAGATAACTTTGTATTATCAAATATTTCAAAAAAAATAATAGATATACGTGGGGATATAAGAGATTATAATAAATTGAAACAAGTTTTTGAAGAATATAAGCCAGAAATTATTTTTCATTTAGCAGCGCAACCATTGGTTAGATTATCATATGAAACTCCACGAGAAACAATAGAAACAAATGTAATGGGAACAGTAAATGTATTAGAAGCGTTTAGAAATACAAGCGAATCCAAAATATTAATTAACATTACATCAGATAAATGTTATGAAAATCAAGAATGGATATGGGGATATAGAGAAAATGATCCAATGGGTGGATACGATCCATATAGTGCAAGCAAAGGAGCAAGTGAAATAGTTTCAAGTGCATATTTAAGATCATTTTTTAATCCTAAAGAATTTGAAAAACATAATAAGGTCATAGCCACAGTAAGAGCAGGAAATGTAATAGGTGGCGGAGACTGGGCAAAAGATAGAATAATTCCTGATTGTATAAAAGCATTAGAAGAAAATAAACCAATAGAAATTAGAAGTCCTCATGCAATTAGACCTTGGCAACATGTACTTGAACCGTTAAGTGGATATTTACTTTTAGGTACAAAGTTAATGGAAAACCCGGAAAAATATAGTGGCCCATGGAATTTTGGCCCACATTTAAATTCAATAGTAACAGTAAAAAAAATAGTAGAAAAAGTTATAAAATACTATGGAAAAGGTAGATGGAAAGATTTATCAAATAAAAATCATCCACATGAAGCAAAATTATTGAATTTAGATATTAGTAAAGCTAAGTTTTATCTTAATTGGGAACCAACATTAAATATAGATGAAACAATAAAACTAACTGTGGAATGGTATAAAAATTATAAGAAAAATGATGTATTTGATTTATGTATAAATCAAATAGAATATTTCGAGAATAAAATAAAGTGGTTGGAGGATTAA
- a CDS encoding thiamine pyrophosphate-binding protein: MMKLSDYVFNFIANLGVKHVFMLPGGGCMHLVDSLGKNKRLKYITNLNEQAVSISVESYAQATNNIGVGLVTTGPGGTNAITGVAAGWVDSTPMLIISGQVKTKDMIKDSKLRQKGFQEIDIISLVKPITKYAVTITDAEDIRYHLEKAVYLATTGRPGPVWIDIPLDIQAAIIDEKKLKGYIPPKSNFDDDIDKKIELLIEMIKESKKPVILAGNGIRLAKAEKLFYSVIEKLNIPILLTWKAIDFLDENDPLNFGRPGAIASRYANFIQQKSDLFISIGARLDTGQTAYNHKNFAPYAKKVIVDVDKNEIDKLEMDIELKIVSDAYRFLDILNRKIRKIEFKRKDKWLSFCKSLKNKYPIIKDEYYKMKDFVNPYVLIDILSKKLSKNDAIIPGSSGLCSEITMQSFKVKKGQRVYNNEGFGAMGFGLPASIAGAIALNRRTICITGDGGIQMNIQELETLRRLNIPLKCFILDNKGYGSIVNTQNNYFNGNYVGSNESSGLTLPDMKKIAHAYSLKFYELRNNKDLINKIDEILDYEGPVICNVKIPEIYTTIPRTKSKIENGKIITLPMEDLWPYLDREEFNNIMSEKEGYYEI, translated from the coding sequence ATGATGAAACTTTCCGATTATGTTTTTAATTTTATTGCAAATTTAGGGGTAAAACATGTGTTTATGCTTCCAGGTGGAGGTTGCATGCATCTTGTAGACTCACTGGGAAAAAATAAAAGATTAAAATATATAACCAATTTAAATGAGCAAGCAGTTTCTATTAGCGTTGAGTCATATGCTCAGGCTACAAATAATATAGGGGTGGGCTTAGTAACCACTGGACCTGGAGGAACAAACGCAATAACTGGAGTTGCTGCTGGATGGGTTGATTCAACTCCTATGTTAATAATTTCCGGACAGGTTAAAACTAAGGATATGATTAAAGATTCAAAATTAAGGCAAAAAGGTTTTCAAGAAATTGATATAATATCTTTAGTAAAACCAATTACAAAGTATGCAGTAACGATAACAGATGCAGAAGACATTAGATACCATCTTGAAAAAGCTGTTTATCTTGCAACTACAGGACGACCAGGACCAGTATGGATCGATATTCCATTGGATATACAGGCTGCGATTATAGATGAAAAAAAATTAAAAGGTTATATTCCACCAAAATCAAATTTTGATGATGATATAGATAAAAAAATTGAGTTATTAATTGAAATGATAAAAGAATCAAAAAAGCCAGTAATACTTGCTGGAAATGGCATAAGATTAGCAAAAGCGGAAAAATTATTTTATTCAGTTATTGAAAAATTAAATATTCCAATATTATTAACTTGGAAAGCTATAGATTTTCTTGATGAAAATGATCCATTAAATTTTGGAAGACCTGGAGCTATCGCCTCAAGATATGCCAATTTTATACAACAAAAGTCCGATCTTTTTATTTCTATTGGTGCAAGATTAGATACAGGGCAAACAGCATATAATCATAAAAATTTTGCACCATATGCAAAAAAAGTCATAGTAGATGTGGATAAAAATGAAATAGATAAATTAGAAATGGATATAGAGTTAAAAATTGTAAGTGATGCATATAGATTTTTAGATATATTAAATAGAAAAATAAGAAAAATAGAATTTAAGAGAAAAGATAAATGGTTAAGTTTCTGTAAATCATTAAAAAACAAATATCCTATTATAAAAGATGAATATTATAAAATGAAAGATTTTGTAAATCCATATGTATTAATAGATATTTTGTCAAAAAAATTAAGCAAGAATGATGCAATTATTCCAGGAAGTTCAGGATTATGTAGCGAAATTACTATGCAATCATTTAAAGTAAAAAAAGGACAAAGAGTCTATAATAATGAAGGATTTGGAGCTATGGGATTTGGATTACCTGCTTCAATTGCAGGAGCTATTGCATTAAACAGAAGAACCATATGTATTACAGGAGATGGCGGAATTCAAATGAATATACAGGAATTAGAAACGTTAAGAAGATTGAATATACCTTTAAAATGTTTTATTCTTGACAATAAAGGATACGGTTCTATTGTAAATACACAAAATAACTATTTTAATGGAAATTATGTGGGCAGTAATGAAAGTAGTGGATTAACTTTACCTGATATGAAAAAAATAGCGCATGCATATAGTTTGAAATTTTATGAATTAAGAAATAATAAAGACTTAATTAATAAAATAGACGAAATACTTGATTATGAGGGACCTGTAATTTGTAATGTTAAAATTCCTGAAATTTATACAACTATTCCAAGAACAAAATCAAAAATAGAAAATGGGAAAATAATAACTCTCCCTATGGAAGATCTGTGGCCGTATTTGGATAGAGAAGAATTTAATAATATCATGTCAGAAAAAGAGGGATATTATGAAATATAA
- the rfbH gene encoding lipopolysaccharide biosynthesis protein RfbH — MEEIRKEIIELTKKYAKNKIKKEFIPGKTVIPFAGRVFDEGEYINLVEASLDGWLTTGRFAEKFEYEFAKFFGVKSVTLVNSGSSANLLALSALTSKKLGERRIKPGDEVITVAAGFPTTVNPIIQNGAIPVFIDVDIPTYNIKAEEIESAITEKTKAIMIAHTLGNPFNLYEVMRVAKKYNLWVIEDICDAVGSTFNGKLVGTFGDIATVSFYPAHHITMGEGGAILTNNLQLERLVKSFRDWGRDCYCEPGFSNTCGMRFKQQHGTLPFGYDHKYVYSHIGYNLKLTDMQAAVGVAQLKKLPEFIEKRKRNFRLLKEGLKKYEEYLILPEPTPKSDPSWFGFPITVKDNDKFSRWDIVTYLEENKIMTRMLFGGNLTRQPAYEDVKYKIHKELINTDIIMNNTFFIGVYPGITNEMINYIINTFEKFFENY; from the coding sequence ATGGAAGAAATAAGAAAAGAAATAATAGAACTTACAAAAAAATATGCAAAAAATAAAATAAAAAAAGAATTTATACCTGGAAAAACAGTAATACCATTTGCTGGAAGAGTATTTGATGAAGGAGAATATATAAATCTTGTTGAAGCATCACTTGATGGATGGCTTACAACAGGAAGATTTGCAGAAAAATTCGAATATGAATTTGCAAAATTTTTTGGAGTAAAAAGTGTAACGTTGGTAAATTCTGGCTCCTCCGCAAACTTGTTAGCATTATCTGCATTAACATCAAAAAAACTTGGAGAAAGAAGAATAAAGCCTGGCGATGAAGTAATAACAGTAGCGGCTGGATTTCCAACTACAGTAAATCCCATAATACAAAATGGAGCAATACCAGTTTTTATAGATGTTGATATACCAACATATAACATAAAAGCAGAAGAAATAGAATCTGCTATTACAGAAAAAACAAAAGCTATAATGATAGCTCATACATTAGGGAATCCTTTTAATTTATATGAAGTAATGAGAGTAGCTAAAAAATACAATTTATGGGTAATAGAAGATATATGTGATGCAGTTGGTTCAACATTTAACGGGAAATTAGTAGGAACTTTTGGAGATATAGCAACAGTAAGTTTTTATCCTGCACATCACATCACAATGGGTGAAGGCGGAGCAATACTGACAAACAACCTACAATTAGAAAGACTGGTAAAATCATTTAGAGATTGGGGAAGAGACTGTTATTGCGAACCAGGGTTCAGTAATACATGTGGAATGAGATTTAAACAACAACATGGAACATTACCTTTTGGATATGATCACAAATATGTATATTCACATATAGGATATAATTTAAAATTAACAGATATGCAAGCTGCGGTAGGAGTTGCACAATTAAAAAAATTACCAGAGTTCATAGAAAAAAGAAAACGAAATTTTAGATTGCTGAAAGAAGGACTTAAAAAATATGAAGAATATCTTATATTACCAGAACCAACACCAAAAAGTGATCCATCATGGTTTGGGTTTCCAATAACTGTAAAAGATAATGACAAATTTTCACGATGGGATATAGTAACTTATTTAGAAGAAAATAAAATAATGACAAGAATGTTATTTGGAGGAAATTTAACAAGACAACCGGCATATGAAGATGTGAAATATAAAATTCATAAAGAGCTAATAAATACCGATATAATAATGAATAATACGTTTTTTATAGGTGTATATCCTGGTATTACAAATGAAATGATTAATTATATAATAAATACATTTGAAAAGTTTTTTGAGAATTATTAA
- a CDS encoding TldD/PmbA family protein, whose translation MTYNEFKDKVFKLAKEKGFEAQITYSKNYEFSIRLANGNMDEYKDANNSSISLKVLKNGKIGSASTTIFDAPERLLEEAITNYEIIDSEEENFFYDGKGEYPDIKSYYGEFEKLSVKEKMEKLNKMHEIASKDESIMMVPITVLGHQVTEVSMANTLGLEKSYKGDGGYAYISVVAKDKSPRSGFWYGLTTKPENLNVEEISQKAVEEAKAKIGAKSVKSGKYRVIFRKDEFASLISTMLIPMISAENAQKNMSPLKEKIGEKIGSDILKIKDVPYYEGSLSNAAFDNEGVPTKEKNIIENGKFKTFLYNLKTAKKDGKESTGNASGRGIAPINLLVEPGELNFNELIKKLDNGIIITSLEGLHSGANPISGEFSLGAQGLKVENGEIVGGVEQITVSGNFLNILKNIEAIGNDMWISFGGAISPSVIVSEIDIAGNE comes from the coding sequence ATGACATATAATGAATTTAAAGATAAAGTATTTAAATTAGCAAAAGAAAAAGGTTTTGAAGCTCAAATAACATATTCTAAAAATTACGAATTTTCAATAAGACTGGCCAATGGAAATATGGATGAATACAAAGATGCAAATAATAGTTCAATCTCTTTAAAAGTATTGAAAAATGGGAAAATTGGATCCGCTTCAACTACAATTTTTGATGCTCCCGAAAGATTGTTGGAAGAAGCAATAACAAATTATGAAATAATTGATTCAGAAGAGGAAAACTTTTTTTATGATGGTAAAGGCGAATATCCTGATATAAAATCATATTATGGAGAATTTGAAAAATTAAGTGTAAAAGAAAAAATGGAAAAATTAAATAAAATGCATGAAATAGCTTCAAAAGATGAAAGTATAATGATGGTTCCTATAACTGTATTAGGCCATCAGGTTACGGAGGTTTCAATGGCTAACACTTTAGGCCTTGAAAAATCATATAAAGGTGACGGTGGATATGCATATATTTCAGTAGTGGCAAAAGATAAATCTCCGAGATCAGGATTTTGGTATGGTCTTACAACAAAACCGGAAAATTTAAATGTTGAAGAAATAAGTCAAAAAGCAGTTGAAGAAGCTAAAGCAAAAATCGGGGCTAAATCTGTTAAAAGCGGAAAATATAGAGTAATTTTTAGAAAAGATGAGTTTGCATCACTAATATCTACTATGTTAATACCTATGATTTCTGCAGAAAACGCACAAAAAAATATGTCACCTTTAAAAGAAAAAATAGGAGAAAAAATAGGTAGTGATATATTAAAAATAAAAGATGTGCCATATTATGAAGGATCATTATCAAATGCCGCATTTGATAATGAAGGTGTTCCTACAAAAGAAAAAAATATCATAGAAAATGGGAAATTTAAAACATTTTTATATAATTTAAAGACAGCAAAAAAAGATGGAAAGGAATCAACTGGCAATGCATCAGGAAGAGGAATTGCTCCAATTAATTTGTTAGTTGAACCAGGAGAACTAAACTTTAATGAATTAATAAAAAAATTAGATAATGGAATAATTATTACATCATTAGAAGGATTGCATTCTGGAGCTAACCCAATTTCAGGGGAATTCTCATTAGGAGCACAGGGATTAAAAGTAGAAAATGGAGAAATTGTTGGTGGTGTTGAACAAATCACAGTTTCAGGTAATTTTCTCAACATTTTAAAAAATATTGAAGCTATTGGAAATGATATGTGGATTTCATTTGGAGGCGCAATTTCGCCATCTGTTATTGTTTCTGAAATAGATATTGCAGGTAATGAATAG
- a CDS encoding TetR/AcrR family transcriptional regulator C-terminal domain-containing protein — MSEITKKALANSLKKLMKEKPLSKITVNDVVKDCGLNRRTLYYYFHDIYDLLEWIFITDILEAVGENKHYENWQKGFLNLLYYLKNNKKIVLNAYHSIDRDRLELHLYDTVAKFIYDVVEELSKGLNVSIEDKNYVVKFYEIALTGMIIDWIKNKMDEDPEILTYKLNKIIEGDIKRALKKFEKSRR; from the coding sequence ATGTCTGAAATAACAAAAAAAGCTTTAGCAAATTCATTAAAAAAATTAATGAAAGAAAAACCTTTGTCAAAAATAACCGTTAATGATGTAGTAAAAGATTGTGGGCTAAATAGAAGAACATTATATTATTATTTTCATGATATTTATGATTTATTAGAATGGATTTTCATCACAGACATATTAGAAGCTGTTGGAGAAAATAAACATTATGAGAACTGGCAAAAAGGATTTTTAAATCTTTTATATTATTTAAAAAATAACAAAAAAATTGTTTTAAATGCATATCATTCAATAGATAGAGATCGTTTGGAATTACATTTGTATGATACAGTTGCTAAATTTATTTATGATGTTGTTGAAGAATTATCGAAAGGATTAAATGTTTCAATTGAGGATAAAAATTATGTTGTGAAATTTTATGAAATAGCCCTTACTGGGATGATTATAGATTGGATAAAAAATAAAATGGATGAGGACCCGGAAATATTAACTTACAAATTAAATAAAATTATTGAAGGTGACATTAAAAGAGCATTAAAGAAATTTGAAAAAAGTAGAAGGTGA
- a CDS encoding HAD family hydrolase — protein MKYKHLFFDMDGTLFDTSEGIIFSMQEAFKKNNLEPLSRDEILKLIGPTLDEIMDIIFGIEDNPLKFKIRKDFRELYAEKGVYMLNLYPYVLETLEELYNKNNNMYIITSKPEIFANKILKKFKMDKYFKKVVGVPLEGNVLPKKNRLKKLITELEISSNSSVMIGDTKSDIDAAKYNNIDMICVSYGFCQNKSNFNNCTVVINKFNELLKIVE, from the coding sequence ATGAAATATAAGCATTTATTTTTTGATATGGACGGTACTTTATTTGACACATCAGAAGGTATTATATTTTCTATGCAAGAAGCATTTAAAAAAAATAACTTAGAACCTTTATCAAGAGACGAAATACTAAAACTTATAGGTCCAACGTTAGATGAGATTATGGATATAATCTTTGGAATTGAGGATAACCCTTTAAAGTTTAAAATTAGAAAAGATTTTAGAGAGTTATATGCAGAAAAAGGGGTATATATGTTAAATTTATACCCATATGTACTGGAAACATTAGAAGAATTATACAATAAAAATAATAATATGTATATTATAACGTCAAAACCAGAAATTTTTGCCAACAAAATACTAAAAAAGTTTAAGATGGATAAATATTTCAAAAAAGTTGTCGGAGTTCCTTTAGAAGGTAATGTTTTACCAAAAAAAAATAGATTGAAAAAATTAATTACAGAACTTGAAATATCTTCAAATAGTAGTGTGATGATTGGAGATACAAAAAGTGATATTGATGCGGCAAAATATAATAACATTGACATGATATGTGTTTCTTATGGTTTTTGCCAAAACAAATCAAATTTTAATAATTGTACTGTTGTTATAAATAAATTTAATGAATTACTTAAGATCGTGGAGTGA
- a CDS encoding nucleotidyltransferase substrate binding protein: protein MALDISSLEKAINSLDTLIQKTNDNEFMESLDVTFRYGIKAGVIQNFEFTYELCWKFMKRWLEENIGKIYVDGIPRKELFRLSYENKLIDNVQKWFKYHKYRNLTSHTYNIEIAEEVFEVSKEFINDAKFLLERLKEKNDF from the coding sequence ATGGCATTAGATATTAGCAGTCTTGAAAAAGCTATAAATTCTCTGGATACGCTTATCCAAAAAACAAATGATAATGAATTTATGGAATCTCTTGATGTAACATTTAGATATGGAATTAAAGCTGGAGTTATACAGAACTTTGAATTTACATATGAATTATGTTGGAAATTTATGAAAAGATGGCTTGAAGAAAATATAGGGAAAATTTATGTAGATGGCATACCAAGAAAAGAACTCTTTAGATTAAGTTATGAAAATAAACTTATAGATAATGTTCAAAAATGGTTTAAATACCATAAATATAGGAATTTAACGTCTCACACATATAATATTGAAATTGCAGAAGAAGTTTTTGAAGTATCAAAAGAATTTATAAATGATGCTAAATTTTTATTAGAGAGGCTTAAGGAAAAAAATGACTTTTGA